One region of Peribacillus simplex genomic DNA includes:
- a CDS encoding PaaI family thioesterase: protein MEEKVLKAIQDDYPDAFAWCYGCGRLNKDGHHFRTGWQGEQTRTIYKPRPEHIAIPGFVYGGLIASLIDCHGTGSAALAMHRKNGQEVGDGVGPPRFVTASLKVEFVKPTPNDVPLIAIGTIHEIHPKKWRIETEVFAIDKLCARGEVVAVVMPSTFISKE from the coding sequence ATGGAGGAGAAAGTGTTAAAAGCGATTCAAGATGATTACCCAGATGCATTTGCATGGTGTTATGGATGTGGTCGGTTAAATAAAGATGGTCATCATTTTCGAACGGGTTGGCAAGGAGAACAAACAAGGACAATTTATAAACCACGTCCAGAGCATATCGCAATTCCAGGCTTTGTTTATGGTGGCTTGATTGCATCTTTAATTGATTGTCATGGAACAGGTTCAGCTGCATTGGCAATGCATCGTAAAAATGGGCAAGAAGTTGGAGATGGAGTGGGGCCTCCTAGGTTTGTGACAGCTTCACTGAAAGTGGAGTTCGTAAAGCCAACTCCCAATGATGTACCATTAATAGCCATTGGGACAATTCATGAGATTCATCCTAAGAAATGGAGAATCGAAACAGAGGTATTTGCGATCGATAAACTTTGCGCCCGAGGCGAGGTTGTCGCCGTGGTGATGCCAAGTACTTTTATAAGCAAAGAGTGA
- a CDS encoding YjjG family noncanonical pyrimidine nucleotidase: MKYEIILFDVDDTLLDFRISEKKALHEAFLEYGLPTGAKDYVVGYQEISRGLWRDLEQGLIDLTELGVERFKRLFLKHGLDIHADSFSRAYLGYLGKEIHLMPGAVEVCEKLKGCRLAIITNGFTSVQTARIGGSPLRHTFEHLIASQEAGFQKPDKGIFDYAFSKLKITDKSKALIVGDSLTSDIQGGLNYGMDTCWYNPHQKDNNLGIKPTYEIRKLTDLLGIIGSKQV; encoded by the coding sequence ATGAAATACGAGATTATCTTATTTGATGTTGATGATACATTGCTAGACTTTAGAATATCGGAAAAAAAGGCACTGCATGAAGCCTTTTTGGAGTACGGTTTGCCCACCGGGGCAAAGGATTATGTGGTAGGCTATCAAGAAATCAGTAGAGGATTATGGAGAGATCTGGAACAGGGACTTATTGATTTAACTGAACTGGGAGTGGAAAGGTTTAAGCGGTTATTCCTTAAGCATGGTCTTGATATCCATGCGGATTCATTCAGCCGTGCGTATCTGGGATATTTGGGAAAGGAAATACATCTAATGCCAGGGGCTGTAGAGGTTTGCGAGAAGCTTAAAGGATGCCGGCTGGCTATTATAACAAATGGCTTTACGTCAGTGCAGACTGCAAGAATCGGGGGTTCTCCTCTTAGACATACTTTTGAGCATTTGATAGCTTCCCAAGAGGCTGGGTTTCAGAAGCCTGATAAAGGGATTTTTGATTATGCATTTTCCAAGTTAAAGATCACAGATAAATCGAAAGCATTGATAGTGGGTGACTCATTGACATCAGATATACAGGGTGGATTGAATTATGGAATGGACACCTGCTGGTACAATCCCCATCAAAAGGATAATAATCTAGGAATCAAGCCAACCTATGAAATCCGGAAGCTGACTGATCTCTTAGGGATTATAGGAAGTAAGCAAGTTTAG
- a CDS encoding GerAB/ArcD/ProY family transporter — MEKGKISSLQMAFLMYPTIVATAVLGVPSITAKYAKTDLWLSPILASLIGYATVYITYKLHKLYPKQTVIQFSEHIIGRIPGKILGFLFLFFYIPITGQILRSYGEFIVDSFLVKTPISVIMASMVLLCAFMVRGGIEVMGRAAQLLVPVFIFPILILIVLLGPDLEFKNIFPILGNGIMPPIKGSIVPGGWFSEFFLMIFLLPFLTDMKKGMKSGMLSVFAVMMTLIVVNLLVLFILGSTTATKNYPVMNVSRYISLADFFEHLESAIMAVWIVGAFVKISVFYYAAALGTAQWLNLSDYRPVVWPIGILIVEFSYWSYPSSMDVSRYDIIAFPFQGILMQTIIPLLLLVIAVIGKRKIQKRGSNSS, encoded by the coding sequence ATGGAGAAAGGTAAAATTTCATCTCTACAGATGGCATTCTTGATGTATCCAACGATTGTGGCAACGGCTGTTCTCGGTGTTCCAAGCATCACAGCGAAATATGCCAAAACTGATTTATGGCTTTCCCCCATTTTGGCGTCTCTCATCGGGTATGCGACGGTGTATATCACTTATAAACTGCACAAACTTTATCCGAAACAAACGGTTATCCAATTCAGTGAACATATCATAGGTCGGATTCCGGGGAAAATTCTCGGTTTTTTATTCTTGTTTTTTTATATCCCGATAACAGGGCAAATCCTAAGAAGTTACGGAGAATTTATTGTCGACTCTTTTCTGGTCAAAACCCCGATTAGCGTGATCATGGCATCGATGGTACTCCTCTGTGCCTTTATGGTACGCGGAGGGATAGAGGTGATGGGGAGAGCTGCCCAATTGTTGGTTCCTGTTTTTATCTTTCCAATCCTCATTTTAATCGTCCTACTGGGCCCTGATCTTGAATTTAAGAATATATTCCCGATATTGGGGAATGGAATTATGCCTCCAATCAAGGGTTCGATTGTACCGGGTGGATGGTTCAGCGAGTTTTTTTTGATGATTTTTCTCCTCCCTTTTTTAACCGATATGAAAAAAGGGATGAAATCCGGGATGCTGTCTGTTTTTGCCGTGATGATGACGTTGATTGTGGTGAATCTTCTGGTTCTTTTTATACTCGGGTCAACAACAGCCACAAAGAATTATCCCGTGATGAATGTATCTCGGTACATCAGTTTGGCCGACTTTTTTGAACATTTGGAGTCCGCCATCATGGCCGTATGGATAGTAGGGGCGTTTGTCAAAATTTCTGTGTTTTATTATGCGGCTGCTTTAGGTACCGCGCAGTGGCTGAATCTCTCCGACTATCGTCCTGTTGTATGGCCGATAGGGATATTGATTGTAGAATTCAGCTATTGGTCGTATCCTAGCTCTATGGATGTCAGTCGATATGATATCATCGCCTTCCCTTTTCAAGGAATTTTGATGCAAACGATTATACCTCTGTTATTGTTGGTGATTGCTGTGATTGGGAAAAGAAAAATACAGAAAAGGGGAAGCAATTCAAGCTAA
- a CDS encoding spore germination protein: MIRNVGKLLRKKKEKKSLVQNDYLDSKPADSLDANFSQNVETLRSVYDNCSDVMFRSFLLFGKTRAMLIYIAGLSDIEAIEQYVLSPLMQESSKEPQPLNDFIEHKLPVPKVVKVSMLANCIESISSGNPILLYEGGSDGFSLGLSKWEKRAIEEPVAESGVRGSREGFIESLEVNTSQLRRIIKSPALKIQSMKIGTLTRTNVSIAYIDGLADKTLIEEITTRLERIKIDGILESEYIEEMIEDNPFSPFPQIMSTERPDVACSSLLEGRAVILVEGTPFTLIAPISFFSLIQSQEDYAQRFMAGTFIRWLRYFFMFLSLLLPSLYVAILTFHHEAVPTALLLSVAASRESVPFPAIVEALAMEITFEALREAGVRLPKQVGSAVSIVGALVIGQASVQAGLVSAPMVIVVAITGIASFMMPRYIAGIAFRMLRFPMMLLAGTLGLLGIMMGIIAIVIHLCSLRSFGVPYLAPLAPLKGKELKDVLWRAPWWMMDSRPRLTGDSNVYRQAPEQKPNPKRGSETE; encoded by the coding sequence TTGATTCGTAATGTTGGCAAATTGTTAAGAAAAAAGAAAGAAAAAAAATCCCTGGTGCAAAATGATTACCTAGATTCCAAGCCTGCAGATTCACTTGATGCGAATTTCAGTCAAAATGTAGAAACACTTCGTTCTGTTTATGATAATTGTTCGGATGTCATGTTTCGCTCGTTCTTACTTTTCGGAAAAACGCGGGCGATGCTCATTTACATTGCGGGACTCTCAGACATCGAGGCGATAGAGCAATATGTGCTATCTCCACTCATGCAGGAGTCATCAAAAGAACCACAACCATTAAATGATTTTATTGAACATAAATTGCCCGTTCCTAAAGTGGTAAAAGTGAGTATGCTGGCAAATTGCATTGAATCGATTTCCTCTGGAAACCCGATCCTTCTATATGAAGGGGGAAGCGATGGATTTTCTTTAGGATTGTCCAAATGGGAAAAGCGAGCGATTGAAGAACCTGTGGCAGAGAGTGGAGTTAGGGGGTCACGAGAGGGATTTATTGAATCGCTAGAGGTAAATACGTCCCAATTGCGACGCATTATTAAAAGTCCTGCCCTTAAAATACAATCGATGAAGATCGGAACTCTTACCAGGACGAATGTTTCAATTGCTTATATTGATGGACTTGCGGATAAAACACTGATTGAAGAGATTACAACTCGGTTGGAACGAATTAAAATAGACGGTATTTTAGAAAGCGAGTACATCGAGGAAATGATTGAGGACAATCCGTTTTCACCTTTCCCTCAGATCATGTCGACAGAACGGCCGGATGTAGCCTGTTCTAGTTTGCTGGAGGGACGAGCTGTCATTCTTGTAGAAGGAACCCCTTTTACTTTAATTGCACCAATATCCTTCTTTTCTTTGATTCAATCACAAGAGGATTATGCTCAACGTTTTATGGCAGGCACTTTTATCCGTTGGTTGCGTTATTTTTTCATGTTTTTATCCCTTTTGCTCCCGTCCCTATATGTTGCCATTTTGACGTTCCATCATGAGGCGGTCCCAACCGCCCTCCTGCTAAGCGTAGCAGCATCACGGGAATCGGTCCCTTTTCCTGCAATAGTAGAGGCATTGGCTATGGAAATTACGTTTGAAGCACTAAGAGAGGCAGGGGTTCGATTGCCGAAGCAGGTAGGTTCTGCCGTCAGCATTGTTGGAGCGCTAGTGATTGGTCAAGCTTCCGTACAAGCGGGCTTGGTTTCAGCGCCAATGGTCATTGTGGTTGCAATTACGGGAATCGCTTCTTTTATGATGCCTCGTTATATTGCCGGAATTGCTTTCCGGATGCTGCGTTTTCCAATGATGCTACTTGCCGGTACCTTAGGACTGCTTGGCATCATGATGGGGATCATCGCCATAGTCATTCACTTATGCAGCTTACGTTCCTTTGGCGTTCCATACTTAGCGCCACTGGCACCGTTAAAAGGTAAAGAGCTGAAAGATGTGCTGTGGAGAGCCCCTTGGTGGATGATGGATTCACGCCCGCGTCTCACAGGGGATTCTAATGTATACCGTCAAGCCCCGGAACAGAAACCAAATCCAAAAAGGGGGAGTGAAACGGAGTGA
- a CDS encoding GerAB/ArcD/ProY family transporter — translation MEKGKISSLQMAFMLYPAIVATAILGVPSITAKYAKTDLWLSPIFAALIGYLTVYIAYKLHQLYPKQTVIQFTEKIIGRILGKIFGFLLLLFYIQNTGLILRSYAEFVVGSFLVRTPISVIMISMVILCAFIVRGGIEVLGRAAELFVPVFIFPIFILILLLIPDLEFKNIFPVLGDGIMPPIKGAIVPGGWFSEFFLIIFLLPFLADMKKGMKSGMMTVFTVMMTLIVVNLMVLFVLGSTTSTKLYPLMNVSRYISLADFFEHVESAVMAVWIVGAFVKISVFYYVSALGTAQWLNLSDYRPVVWPIGILIVIFSLWSLPSSMDVSRNDINVFPLQGILMQTIIPLLLLVIAVVRKRNRKGTETS, via the coding sequence ATGGAGAAAGGGAAAATTTCATCTCTGCAGATGGCATTCATGTTGTATCCGGCGATTGTGGCAACGGCTATTCTCGGTGTTCCCAGCATCACAGCCAAATATGCCAAAACTGATTTATGGCTCTCCCCCATTTTTGCTGCGCTCATAGGGTATTTGACGGTGTATATCGCTTATAAACTGCACCAACTTTATCCAAAACAAACGGTGATCCAATTCACTGAAAAGATCATTGGTCGGATTCTGGGGAAAATTTTCGGTTTTTTACTCTTACTTTTTTATATCCAGAACACGGGGCTAATCCTTAGATCCTACGCAGAATTTGTTGTCGGCTCTTTTCTGGTACGTACCCCGATTAGTGTGATCATGATATCGATGGTGATTCTGTGTGCGTTCATCGTACGCGGGGGAATAGAAGTGTTGGGGCGAGCTGCTGAATTGTTTGTACCTGTTTTCATTTTTCCAATCTTTATCTTAATCCTCTTGCTGATTCCTGATCTCGAATTTAAGAATATATTCCCGGTATTGGGGGATGGTATAATGCCCCCAATCAAGGGTGCGATTGTACCGGGTGGATGGTTCAGCGAGTTTTTCCTGATCATTTTTCTTCTCCCTTTCTTGGCAGATATGAAAAAAGGGATGAAATCAGGGATGATGACTGTGTTTACCGTGATGATGACGTTAATTGTGGTGAATCTTATGGTTCTATTTGTACTTGGGTCAACCACATCCACAAAACTTTACCCCCTGATGAATGTATCTCGATACATCAGTTTGGCCGACTTTTTTGAACATGTAGAGTCCGCCGTCATGGCGGTATGGATAGTGGGGGCGTTTGTGAAAATTTCCGTTTTTTATTATGTATCTGCTTTAGGTACAGCGCAGTGGCTGAATCTCTCCGACTATCGGCCTGTTGTATGGCCGATAGGGATCTTGATTGTCATATTCAGTTTGTGGTCGTTGCCTAGCTCTATGGATGTCAGTCGTAATGATATTAACGTCTTCCCTTTACAAGGAATTTTGATGCAAACGATTATTCCTCTGTTATTGTTGGTGATTGCTGTTGTAAGGAAAAGAAATCGTAAAGGAACCGAAACCAGCTGA
- a CDS encoding Ger(x)C family spore germination protein, translated as MNNSWRRKRILEKGKRRHFMKSVLLLLGICGTTPFLSGCWDRVEITDLAVVTAAAIDKKDDNQIELSVQVFIPSSISSGGGQGGSSQGGGGVTTLVRSEKGSNISDALSRLQSKLPRKVFWGHCKVFVFGEKLAKEGVQEQLDFLLRHPQPREKANVYVSKGKAKPILESLPPLENYSGEVLRELSDLHIGMLVTLQDLDEMLTGKPQAAVIPFIKILPPGKGQTKLQGIPYIVGSAVFKKDKMTGTITEKETRGLLWLRDEIESYTVTLQPKGVKGEISLNPVTAKVKIIPQIINDKWKLLVKVNTEGAVIQNGTNLDLSSPKSLKMAERAYQKDIEKRIELAFLNTQHKKSDILGLGKDFYRKYPKQFNKVENHWDEIFAEMEVEIDVMAYIRRQGYINKPAGLSENEVKDK; from the coding sequence GTGAATAATAGCTGGAGGCGAAAAAGGATATTGGAGAAAGGAAAAAGGCGTCATTTCATGAAAAGCGTCCTTCTTTTGCTCGGTATTTGTGGAACGACCCCTTTTCTAAGCGGTTGTTGGGATCGAGTGGAAATCACTGATTTGGCGGTTGTCACAGCAGCCGCCATCGATAAGAAGGATGATAATCAAATCGAACTATCCGTCCAAGTCTTTATTCCAAGTTCAATAAGTAGCGGAGGAGGTCAAGGAGGGTCCAGTCAAGGAGGGGGTGGGGTTACGACATTGGTGAGATCTGAAAAAGGCTCCAATATTTCAGATGCATTGTCTAGGCTTCAAAGCAAGCTTCCGCGAAAAGTATTTTGGGGACATTGTAAAGTATTTGTATTCGGTGAAAAGTTAGCGAAGGAAGGAGTTCAAGAGCAGCTGGATTTTTTGCTGCGCCATCCGCAGCCAAGAGAGAAAGCAAATGTGTATGTAAGCAAAGGGAAAGCAAAGCCTATCCTTGAATCTTTGCCGCCCCTGGAAAACTATTCAGGGGAAGTGCTTAGAGAACTATCTGATTTACATATCGGGATGCTGGTCACACTACAGGATTTAGATGAAATGTTAACGGGTAAGCCTCAAGCGGCCGTAATTCCATTCATTAAAATATTACCTCCAGGGAAAGGGCAAACGAAATTACAGGGGATTCCTTACATTGTCGGATCAGCCGTGTTCAAAAAAGATAAAATGACTGGAACGATAACTGAAAAGGAAACTAGAGGGCTATTGTGGTTAAGGGATGAAATAGAATCATATACCGTGACCTTACAACCAAAAGGTGTGAAAGGGGAGATTTCTTTAAATCCAGTGACAGCCAAAGTCAAGATCATTCCGCAAATTATCAATGACAAATGGAAATTGTTGGTGAAGGTAAATACAGAAGGAGCTGTTATACAAAATGGAACGAATTTAGACCTTTCAAGTCCAAAATCTTTAAAAATGGCAGAACGAGCCTATCAAAAAGATATAGAAAAACGCATCGAGCTGGCTTTTCTGAATACACAGCATAAGAAATCGGACATTTTAGGGTTAGGTAAAGATTTCTATAGGAAATATCCTAAACAGTTTAATAAGGTCGAAAACCACTGGGATGAGATATTCGCGGAAATGGAAGTGGAAATCGATGTTATGGCCTATATTCGAAGACAGGGCTATATTAACAAACCTGCAGGTTTATCTGAAAATGAGGTGAAGGACAAGTGA
- a CDS encoding COG4315 family predicted lipoprotein, whose product MKKWLVFSVFMMVLVLTACGNEADDSPKKDQVVSGTADEKAVTLKLLESETTGEYLADSKGMTLYFFKNDKSGKSNCADECLEKWPPFMERDFAVPKGFEEKDFGTIKREDTGEEQVTYKGFPLYYFVNDKAAGDVNGEGVKNVWYIVNNETVFPK is encoded by the coding sequence ATGAAAAAGTGGTTGGTATTTTCAGTTTTTATGATGGTCCTAGTTTTGACGGCGTGTGGAAATGAAGCTGATGATTCACCCAAAAAGGATCAAGTTGTTAGTGGTACTGCCGATGAAAAAGCAGTAACCCTAAAATTATTGGAAAGTGAAACAACAGGCGAATACTTGGCTGATTCCAAGGGAATGACACTTTATTTTTTCAAGAATGATAAATCCGGTAAAAGCAATTGCGCGGATGAATGTCTGGAGAAATGGCCGCCGTTCATGGAAAGGGATTTTGCTGTTCCAAAAGGATTTGAGGAAAAAGACTTTGGAACCATTAAAAGGGAAGATACAGGAGAAGAACAAGTAACGTACAAAGGATTTCCACTCTACTATTTTGTGAATGATAAGGCAGCGGGAGATGTCAATGGTGAAGGAGTGAAAAATGTTTGGTATATTGTAAATAATGAGACGGTTTTTCCAAAATAA
- a CDS encoding anti-sigma factor — protein MNTKCANLLSFLSGELEEKEKKAFTEHLIHCSECTREYEQMTEAWNSLKWDFEEIEPSSSMKSEVMNFVFETDDEVPVIKEKKWSGIFLKQFTPVTSGILLATLVLSFVLLYSNIQLKKELTAINLPMEVKTSLSLQPADKTAIKMNTDGAAYILQQGEERRLIVQIQNLPSLQESEVYQVWLLKDGKRTNAGTFKPDEAGTGSLTYKLSINDQFNQIGITKEPDSNSTKPRGDKIVGSS, from the coding sequence ATGAATACAAAATGCGCTAACCTGCTTTCATTTTTATCGGGTGAACTGGAGGAAAAAGAAAAAAAGGCATTCACGGAACACTTAATTCACTGCTCTGAATGCACTAGGGAGTATGAACAAATGACGGAAGCCTGGAATTCGTTGAAATGGGATTTCGAGGAAATCGAACCTTCTTCCTCCATGAAATCGGAGGTTATGAATTTTGTCTTTGAGACTGATGATGAAGTTCCAGTGATAAAGGAAAAGAAATGGAGTGGTATTTTCCTTAAGCAGTTTACACCTGTAACTTCAGGTATCTTGCTGGCCACTCTAGTTTTGTCATTTGTGCTGTTGTATTCCAATATTCAACTAAAAAAAGAACTTACAGCCATCAATCTGCCAATGGAGGTTAAAACGTCACTATCTTTGCAGCCTGCTGATAAGACAGCTATAAAGATGAATACGGACGGTGCTGCATACATTTTGCAGCAAGGTGAAGAAAGAAGGTTAATCGTTCAGATTCAGAATTTGCCTAGCCTTCAAGAGTCCGAGGTGTATCAGGTATGGTTGCTGAAAGATGGAAAACGGACAAATGCAGGAACCTTCAAGCCTGATGAAGCAGGCACAGGATCGTTGACATACAAACTGTCCATTAATGATCAATTCAATCAAATTGGCATCACAAAAGAACCAGATTCAAATAGTACAAAGCCTAGAGGTGATAAAATAGTTGGATCTTCATAA
- a CDS encoding RNA polymerase sigma factor translates to MKEKLDKELMALVMKKHRPALEELYDRHIKLIYGFIFKFTNGNAEKTKEIVQLVFLKLWTTKSSYNSEKGHFLSWLLTVTRNVCVDYVRKDSVHIRNNKHMDMSHPIDIEDPNNDIENGLLHSEIANAKSKLSKPQKRLIDLLYWKGYSLTEIAKIENEPVGTIKSRLHQSLKLLKKHLEVGGL, encoded by the coding sequence TTGAAAGAAAAACTTGATAAGGAATTGATGGCATTAGTAATGAAAAAGCATCGTCCTGCCCTGGAAGAACTTTATGACCGGCATATTAAATTAATCTATGGTTTTATTTTTAAATTCACAAATGGAAATGCTGAAAAAACTAAGGAGATTGTGCAGTTGGTCTTTTTAAAGCTCTGGACCACAAAAAGCAGTTACAATTCTGAAAAGGGGCACTTTTTAAGCTGGCTTTTGACGGTTACACGAAATGTGTGTGTCGATTATGTGCGTAAAGACAGTGTTCATATCCGGAATAACAAACACATGGACATGAGTCATCCAATTGACATAGAAGATCCGAATAATGATATAGAAAATGGGCTATTACACAGTGAAATTGCCAATGCAAAAAGTAAGTTAAGCAAGCCGCAAAAAAGGCTGATTGATTTACTGTATTGGAAAGGGTACTCGTTAACGGAAATTGCCAAAATTGAAAATGAACCGGTTGGTACCATCAAGAGCAGACTTCATCAGTCGCTTAAATTGTTGAAAAAGCATTTGGAAGTAGGTGGTTTGTAA
- a CDS encoding Na+/H+ antiporter, whose product MSFLIALLGLLVATIIATILNAIWPRIPLPIYQIVMGAVLSLLPFQLSLDFHSELFMICVIAPLLFTEGKNTSRKEMLELRKPILLLAFGLVFVTVFAGGFFIHWLIPDMPMAVAFALAATITPTDAVAVQSITKGLKLPGNMMPILEGESLFNDAAGIVAFKVALAAALTGVFSIKDASLNFIFVALGGIFIGILLGYLIVKLRLFLRVHGLEEVSMSIVIELITPFAIYMVAEEFHVSGILAVVAAGVIHGIERDRLQSSTTKLQIVSTNTWSVLGYVLNGLVFALLGFMLPIVYQEIESGLNRGNLFGISVLIVLLLLVIRFIWVYILHDTFTKNRVNPLEQFIMSRVHPEDSHDTDEENVSRSRFAFLTSVSGIHGTITLATALSIPYFMPDDTLFPMRNTVLFIAACVILLSVILATVLLPLLVKTPIEFKDERLTPEEAYKIVLNKTINQLSKEATIDNQKAVHQVMEDLNDQLIDLERGITNRPDNRTILELVELGANEELEVVSGLVEKGIISETAFELYKVYISRTLNYMQKSSLQRAWINLQAILFKKKLNVKWDKKWKAKLEDSIVKNADLIREFRKAQKEASKEAISLIKQKTTPENRHEVMLVIQRYNRYLNPFGTLSEKEAHRFEEMVCHFQLNAMQIERDIIQQMVEEEQISTQTATELRQNLIYDEMLMIQN is encoded by the coding sequence ATGTCATTCTTAATCGCTTTGCTCGGATTATTGGTTGCCACAATAATTGCAACCATCTTGAATGCCATATGGCCTCGTATTCCGCTTCCAATATATCAGATAGTCATGGGAGCAGTGCTTTCATTATTGCCATTTCAATTATCGTTGGATTTTCATTCAGAATTATTCATGATCTGTGTCATTGCTCCGCTGCTCTTTACAGAAGGAAAAAATACGTCCCGTAAAGAAATGCTTGAATTGCGTAAGCCTATTCTGTTATTGGCCTTTGGGTTAGTATTCGTGACCGTTTTTGCAGGAGGTTTTTTCATCCACTGGTTAATACCCGATATGCCCATGGCTGTTGCTTTTGCTTTAGCAGCCACGATTACCCCTACGGATGCCGTAGCGGTACAATCGATTACAAAAGGATTGAAATTGCCCGGAAATATGATGCCCATCCTTGAAGGTGAATCACTTTTCAATGATGCTGCTGGAATCGTTGCTTTTAAAGTTGCCTTGGCAGCTGCCTTAACTGGAGTATTTTCTATAAAAGATGCTTCGCTTAATTTTATATTCGTAGCTTTAGGCGGTATCTTTATAGGTATCCTATTAGGTTATTTAATCGTTAAATTACGATTATTTTTACGGGTTCATGGACTTGAAGAAGTCTCCATGTCCATTGTTATTGAACTGATTACGCCTTTTGCCATATATATGGTAGCTGAAGAATTCCATGTATCCGGCATCTTGGCAGTGGTTGCTGCAGGTGTAATTCATGGCATCGAGCGGGACCGCCTTCAGAGTTCCACAACTAAATTGCAAATTGTATCAACTAATACATGGTCTGTATTAGGTTATGTTTTGAATGGACTTGTATTTGCCTTGTTAGGATTCATGTTGCCGATTGTTTATCAGGAAATTGAGTCCGGCTTAAATAGGGGTAATCTTTTTGGGATAAGTGTTTTGATTGTTCTTTTATTATTGGTGATCCGTTTTATTTGGGTATACATTCTGCATGATACTTTTACGAAAAACAGAGTGAATCCATTAGAGCAATTCATCATGTCAAGGGTTCATCCAGAAGATAGCCATGACACCGATGAGGAGAATGTTTCAAGATCACGATTTGCCTTCTTGACATCCGTTAGCGGCATTCATGGAACCATTACATTAGCTACAGCTTTATCCATACCATATTTTATGCCGGATGACACTTTATTCCCGATGCGTAATACTGTCTTGTTTATCGCAGCTTGCGTTATATTGTTAAGCGTCATATTGGCTACGGTTCTCTTGCCATTACTGGTGAAGACACCGATTGAATTCAAAGATGAACGCCTAACCCCTGAGGAGGCTTATAAAATTGTTTTAAATAAAACGATCAATCAGCTGAGCAAAGAAGCAACCATCGATAATCAGAAAGCTGTCCATCAAGTGATGGAAGATTTAAATGATCAACTGATAGATTTGGAGCGGGGAATAACAAATAGACCGGATAATCGGACCATACTGGAATTAGTGGAGCTAGGGGCCAATGAGGAATTGGAAGTCGTTTCTGGGTTAGTCGAAAAAGGGATTATATCTGAAACAGCCTTTGAGCTTTATAAAGTGTATATTTCAAGAACGTTAAATTATATGCAAAAATCATCGCTGCAAAGAGCTTGGATTAATTTGCAGGCAATCCTTTTCAAGAAAAAGCTCAATGTCAAATGGGATAAGAAATGGAAAGCGAAATTAGAGGACTCCATCGTTAAAAATGCTGACCTGATCCGGGAGTTCCGTAAAGCACAAAAAGAAGCTTCAAAGGAAGCTATTTCATTGATCAAACAAAAAACTACACCAGAAAACCGTCATGAAGTAATGCTTGTCATTCAAAGATATAATCGTTATTTGAATCCGTTCGGAACATTAAGTGAAAAAGAAGCACATCGCTTCGAAGAGATGGTGTGTCATTTTCAGTTGAATGCGATGCAAATCGAACGTGATATCATTCAGCAAATGGTTGAAGAGGAGCAAATATCCACACAAACAGCAACGGAGCTTAGACAAAACTTAATCTATGATGAAATGCTAATGATCCAAAATTGA
- a CDS encoding extracellular solute-binding protein, which yields MNSKPGQAVNDVVKVYGPGGPLGPIKEVAEQFTKETGIKVEVTAGPEEKWIDQAKQDADIIYGGSEYMLTDFMLNHPGIINEKSRTELYSRAAGILVRKGNPKNIQSLEDLTKKGVKIVDVNGAGQLGLWEDLAGRKGLIPGISRNIAISVKSSAEAIELWKANSKFDAWITYESWHYRLSDVTDLVQLPEEDKLYRGTPVSITSKSENKKKAKQFIDYLKTEESHQVFQKWGWK from the coding sequence ATGAATTCGAAACCGGGGCAAGCAGTCAACGATGTCGTAAAAGTATACGGTCCAGGTGGCCCTCTTGGACCAATCAAGGAAGTAGCGGAGCAATTCACCAAAGAAACGGGAATAAAAGTTGAGGTAACAGCGGGACCCGAAGAAAAATGGATTGATCAAGCCAAGCAGGATGCCGATATCATTTACGGAGGTTCCGAGTATATGCTAACTGATTTCATGCTTAACCATCCAGGTATCATTAATGAAAAAAGCCGTACTGAATTGTACTCGAGGGCAGCTGGAATTCTGGTTAGAAAAGGAAACCCAAAGAATATACAGTCATTGGAGGATTTAACGAAGAAGGGCGTAAAGATTGTGGATGTTAATGGAGCCGGGCAACTGGGGCTATGGGAAGATTTGGCGGGAAGAAAAGGACTTATTCCTGGAATTAGCAGGAATATTGCCATTTCAGTGAAGTCCAGTGCAGAAGCTATCGAGCTATGGAAGGCAAATTCTAAATTCGACGCTTGGATAACCTATGAATCCTGGCATTACCGTCTATCGGATGTGACAGACCTGGTTCAACTCCCTGAGGAAGACAAGCTATATAGGGGAACTCCGGTAAGCATAACAAGTAAGAGCGAAAACAAGAAAAAAGCAAAACAATTCATTGACTATCTTAAAACGGAAGAATCCCATCAAGTATTTCAAAAATGGGGATGGAAATAA